From Hippoglossus stenolepis isolate QCI-W04-F060 chromosome 4, HSTE1.2, whole genome shotgun sequence, a single genomic window includes:
- the LOC118106153 gene encoding P2Y purinoceptor 13-like, translated as MAFNQTSLYDSLCNGFTYNPIIVPALYFSMFPIALLLNGLAAWVSLHLKSTTTFVVYLKNLVAADVIMTLIIPLSAAADLPHLSNLLFALSCRYISPIFYSTVYTCITLLGLIGLDRFFKIVTPQNKLAQNLTLSKVISGSVWVILFGGTTLPTIILSNKSVANLTEIGTCMKLKGTAGIELHKKIVIYLNVFFWLVSVVIAVCYICIAHKVIQSFKNSGSNNNQGKQKIKLRVFVVVFVFFLSFAPYHIFRIPYTFQQVHQHSSKTDCSYLKGKFAKELTLWLANTNICMDPLIYVFLCREFKDKLMSMMKNVSTSFKVASAGKAEAASP; from the coding sequence ATGGCGTTTAATCAGACGTCGCTTTATGATTCCCTGTGCAACGGTTTCACCTACAACCCAATCATTGTTCCCGCTCTCTACTTCTCGATGTTCCCCATAGCTTTGCTGCTGAACGGTTTAGCAGCCTGGGTGTCTCTGCACCTCAAGTCCACCACCACCTTTGTGGTGTACCTGAAAAACCTTGTCGCTGCCGACGTTATCATGACGTTGATCATCCCGTTGAGTGCTGCGGCTGACTTGCCGCATCTGTCAAATCTATTATTTGCACTGTCATGCCGTTATATCAGCCCCATTTTCTACAGCACAGTGTACACATGTATCACTTTGTTGGGCTTAATCGGTCTGGACCGTTTCTTCAAGATCGTGACACCTCAAAACAAGTTAGCTCAGAATCTGACCCTTAGCAAAGTGATATCGGGCTCAGTGTGGGTAATACTGTTCGGAGGCACAACTTTACCAACTATCATTTTGAGCAACAAATCAGTGGCAAACTTGACAGAGATCGGCACTTGCATGAAGTTGAAAGGAACGGCTGGAATTGAACTCCATAAGAAGATTGTGATCTacctgaatgttttcttttggctCGTCAGTGTTGTCATTGCGGTTTGCTACATTTGCATCGCACACAAAGTCATCCAGTCTTTTAAAAACTCTGGGAGTAACAACAACCAGGGAAAGCAAAAGATCAAACTtcgtgtttttgttgttgtgtttgtgttttttttatcgttCGCACCGTACCACATTTTCAGGATCCCTTACACTTTTCAACAAGTCCACCAGCATTCGTCCAAAACCGACTGCTCTTACTTAAAGGGCAAGTTCGCCAAAGAACTCACACTCTGGCTCgccaacacaaacatctgcatgGACCCACTTATCTACGTCTTTCTGTGTCGAGAGTTCAAGGACAAGCTGATGTCTATGATGAAGAATGTTTCCACCTCATTTAAAGTAGCTTCAGCAGGCAAAGCAGAGGCTGCTTCGCCTTAG
- the LOC118106152 gene encoding P2Y purinoceptor 13, giving the protein MNSTLSNTSVKCVRDTSITAVVFPCLYSILFIVALILNCLAAWIFFSVPSTSTFVVFLKNVVVADLLMTLTIPLRVLSDAGVGSWRLRAFHCRYSAVLFYITMYISILLLGLISLDRYLKIVRPFGKSALQRVRVGQVLSAAVWVVMLSLALPNVILSDKPPRVSGGKLKCSSMKSEAGLMWHEGFNYFCQVVFWGTLALMVFCYTFISKKVYESYKASKSRCHAARRRTKAKVFVVVGVFFICFAPFHFARVPYTLTQTGDLVTHCQVLYIAKETTLWLSATNVCLDPLIYVFLCKVFRKRLTATLCRKPFNKGATESPTATSTQLEMSQLANNNKVSSNGMSQ; this is encoded by the exons ATGAACAGCACCCTGTCGAACACCTCCGTCAAATGTGTCCGAGACACCAGCATAACAGCAGTGGTTTTCCCCTGTTTGTACAGCATACTCTTCATAGTTGCTCTGATACTGAATTGCCTGGCTGCATGGATCTTCTTCAGCGTCCCCAGCACCTCAACATTTGTGGTCTTTCTAAAAAATGTG GTGGTAGCTGACCTGCTGATGACTTTGACCATCCCTCTGAGAGTCTTAAGTGACGCGGGCGTGGGCTCCTGGCGTCTGCGCGCCTTCCACTGCCGATACTCTGCGGTTCTCTTCTACATCACCATGTACATCAGCATCCTCCTGCTGGGTCTGATCAGCCTGGACCGCTACCTGAAAATAGTCCGGCCCTTTGGGAAAAGTGCTCTGCAGCGGGTCCGAGTTGGTCAGGTGCTGAGTGCTGCTGTCTGGGTGGTGATGTTATCTTTGGCACTGCCCAACGTTATCCTCAGTGACAAACCACCACGGGTCTCTGGAGGCAAACTGAAGTGCTCGTCCATGAAGAGCGAAGCAGGGCTGATGTGGCATGAAGGATTCAACTACTTCTGTCAG GTGGTTTTTTGGGGTACTCTGGCCTTGATGGTGTTTTGCTACACATTCATCAGCAAGAAGGTTTATGAGTCATACAAAGCCTCAAAGAGCAGATGTCACGCAGCCAGACGCAGAACCAAAGCAAAAGTCtttgtggtggtgggggtgtttTTCATCTGCTTCGCCCCCTTCCACTTCGCCCGTGTTCCCTACACTCTGACCCAAACCGGCGACTTAGTGACTCACTGCCAAGTACTCTACATTGCCAAGGAAACCACCTTGTGGCTGTCAGCCACGAATGTATGTCTGGATCCGCTTATTTATGTGTTCCTGTGCAAGGTATTTAGGAAAAGACTGACCGCTACGCTCTGTCGTAAGCCGTTCAACAAAGGTGCCACGGAATCTCCAACAGCAACATCAACTCAGCTGGAAATGTCACAGCTGGCCAACAATAACAAAGTGTCAAGTAATGGGATGTCACAGTAA